From a region of the Haematobia irritans isolate KBUSLIRL chromosome 4, ASM5000362v1, whole genome shotgun sequence genome:
- the DopEcR gene encoding G-protein coupled receptor DopEcR, with protein sequence MYDITKMQEMSYLQDNSKVEALTKAVLISILAVAIILSNLLIIATYANFKGPTEVINYYLLSLAVADLLCGLLVVPFSVYPALTGEWIQEEIICRFTGYLEVTLWAVSVYTFMWISVDRYLAVRKPLRYETVQTKTRCQCWMAFTWISAALLCCPPILGYTAPVKNDVAHICMLDWGNMAAYSITLAILVLGPSVISIVHNYSYIFIMMRKLRSGEPIHDKEYATALAENLSNPSHMMSFALVFAFWMSWLPWISLRLYEQVTGDVVQSTLINFGVVWIGVLNSFWKIIIMTTMSPQFRIALRVFCLTICCKTKGRLQAELIGLDPDD encoded by the exons ACATTACAAAAATGCAGGAAATGAGTTACCTGCAGGATAATTCCAAAGTGGAGGCACTTACCAAAGCTGTTCTCATCTCAATACTAGCCGTAGCCATTATATTATCGAATCTCTTGATTATAGCCACCTATGCCAATTTTAAAG GTCCCACAGAAGTTATCAACTATTATTTGCTGTCATTAGCCGTTGCCGATTTGTTATGCGGTCTCTTGGTAGTACCGTTTTCAGTTTATCCAGCATTAACAGGAGAGTGGATACAAGAGGAGATTATATGTCGTTTCACAGGCTATCTGGAGGTGACATTATGGGCTGTATCGGTGTATACATTCATGTGGATATCGGTTGATCGTTATCTGGCAGTGCGGAAACCTTTACGCTATGAAACAGTGCAAACGAAAACCAG ATGTCAATGTTGGATGGCCTTTACATGGATATCAGCCGCCCTATTATGTTGTCCGCCCATATTGGGCTATACGGCACCGGTCAAAAATGATGTGGCACACATTTGTATGCTGGACTGGGGCAATATGGCCGCCTATAGTATAACATTAGCAATATTAGTTTTAGGTCCCAGTGTTATATCGATTGTTCATAATTATTCATATATATTCATAATGATGCGTAAATTAAGATCAGGTGAACCGATACACGATAAGGAATATGCAACGGCGTTGGCCGAAAATTTATCGAATCCAAGTCATATGATGTCATTCGCATTAGTGTTTGCATTCTGGATGTCCTGGTTGCCATGGATATCGTTACGTTTGTACGAGCAGGTAACTGGTGATGTTGTGCAAAGTACTCTCATTAATTTTGGCGTTGTATGGATCGGTGTACTAAAttcattttggaaaataatcatAATGACCACAATGTCACCGCAATTTCGCATCGCACTCAGAGTATTTTGCTTAACAATATGCTGTAAGACTAAGGGCCGTTTGCAAGCTGAACTAATCGGGTTGGACCCAGATGACTAG